A region from the Brassica napus cultivar Da-Ae chromosome C8, Da-Ae, whole genome shotgun sequence genome encodes:
- the LOC106412909 gene encoding uncharacterized protein LOC106412909, with protein sequence MNHMFSDLSTKYDNVASHMDIQIAQTAESVKRQQGTLPGKTDKNPKECNAVELRSGKQLSEPVKKRFTVAEKGKQKESEQPPADTPAAKKEREPTIGTNSPEPEQPAEAVRPIPEPVPAREYTPKVPYLVPAKATRKDREEMKCRKMLEDLTVRLPLMDAIQMLPSMRSFMKGLISGKISEESEFMTVSKECNAVLQNMQIKKRGDPGKFVLSIQIGKTIFSCALVDLGSSVNLMPYSVARRLGYTHFKPTKMSFMFADRSVKSPVCILEDLQVKFRNTSVPADFVVLELEEESKDPLILGRPFLCTVGAIIDVRQGKIDLNLGD encoded by the coding sequence ATGAACCATATGTTCAGCGATTTGAGCACCAAATACGACAATGTCGCGAGTCATATGGACATTCAGATTGCTCAGACTGCTGAGAGCGTCAAGAGGCAACAAGGTACTCTACCTGGGAAAACCGACAAAAACCCTAAGGAGTGCAATGCGGTTGAGTTGAGAAGCGGAAAGCAACTGTCTGAGCCGGTAAAGAAGAGGTTCACTGTGGCTGAGAAGGGGAAGCAGAAAGAGTCGGAACAACCACCAGCCGATACCCCGGCAGCTAAGAAGGAGAGGGAACCAACAATTGGAACCAATTCGCCAGAACCAGAACAACCAGCTGAGGCTGTCCGCCCGATCCCAGAGCCTGTTCCTGCTCGCGAATACACTCCTAAAGTCCCTTACCTTGTTCCAGCAAAGGCTACTCGTAAGGACCGAGAGGAGATGAAGTGCAGAAAGATGCTGGAGGACCTAACCGTCCGACTCCCCTTGATGGATGCGATCCAGATGCTGCCCTCCATGCGCAGCTTTATGAAGGGATTGATCTCAGGAAAAATATCAGAGGAGAGCGAATTCATGACTGTCTCTAAGGAGTGCAACGCCGTGCTTCAGAACATGCAGATAAAGAAGCGAGGAGACCCTGGCAAGTTCGTCCTCTCTATCCAGATTGGGAAGACAATTTTCTCATGCGCCTTGGTTGATCTGGGATCCAGCGTAAACCTCATGCCCTACTCTGTAGCACGACGTCTGGGATACACGCATTTCAAACCAACTAAGATGTCCTTCATGTTCGCGGATAGATCAGTTAAGTCCCCGGTTTGTATTCTGGAGGATCTCCAAGTAAAATTCAGGAACACCTCTGTTCCAGCAGACTTCGTAGTTCTAGAGCTGGAAGAGGAATCAAAAGATCCTCTCATCTTAGGAAGACCGTTCCTATGTACTGTTGGAGCCATCATTGATGTGCGGCAAGGGAAGATTGATCTCAATCTGGGGGACTAG